One genomic segment of Spirochaetales bacterium includes these proteins:
- a CDS encoding DNA adenine methylase yields MFKDRYDTIPGVNQLRIQGEDPAYLRQQLVTYIGNKRALLDFIGKGVRIAAERLSKTKLKVFDVFSGSGIVSRYFKQYAELLLVNDIEPYSQTINRCYLTNRSDISFKSLASIHTDLLSRLETLPLRKGFITELYAPKNDECIKPGERVFYTNRNARYIDTARQYIGETDEDVRHFFIAPLLSEASIHANTAGVFKGFYKNAKNGIGRFGGTKGDALRRIKGAIGLPFPVFSRHECEVIIHLSDANALAPMVEEVDIAYVDPPYNQHPYGSNYFMLNLITSYRRPAKTSEVSGIPVFWKRSDYNKAHRAASALRDLLFTLKAKYILVSFNSEGFTGKDEMTSMLEKIGKVETLETTYNTFRGSRNLRNRDIHVKEYLYLVEKK; encoded by the coding sequence ATGTTCAAAGACCGATACGATACAATACCTGGCGTCAATCAATTGAGGATACAGGGGGAAGACCCGGCGTACCTAAGGCAGCAGCTTGTCACCTATATCGGCAACAAGCGGGCCCTGCTTGATTTTATCGGGAAAGGCGTCCGGATCGCGGCGGAAAGGCTTTCAAAGACAAAACTGAAAGTGTTCGATGTGTTTTCGGGCTCGGGTATCGTTTCGCGGTATTTCAAGCAGTACGCGGAGCTGCTTCTCGTCAACGACATCGAGCCCTATTCGCAGACCATCAACCGCTGTTACCTCACAAATCGGTCTGACATATCTTTCAAATCATTAGCATCCATTCATACCGATTTGCTCTCCCGGCTGGAAACATTGCCACTCAGGAAGGGTTTCATTACCGAACTTTACGCCCCCAAAAACGACGAGTGTATAAAGCCGGGCGAACGCGTCTTTTACACGAACAGGAACGCGCGGTATATCGATACGGCGCGGCAGTATATCGGGGAAACAGACGAGGATGTCCGGCACTTTTTTATCGCTCCACTCCTCTCCGAAGCCTCGATTCACGCGAATACCGCCGGCGTGTTCAAGGGGTTCTATAAAAACGCGAAAAACGGCATCGGAAGGTTCGGGGGCACCAAAGGCGACGCGCTGAGGAGGATCAAGGGGGCGATCGGACTGCCCTTTCCCGTATTCAGCAGACATGAATGCGAGGTGATTATTCACCTCTCGGACGCGAACGCCCTGGCACCGATGGTCGAAGAAGTCGATATCGCGTATGTGGATCCCCCCTACAATCAACATCCCTACGGCTCAAATTATTTCATGCTGAACCTTATCACCTCTTACCGCAGGCCCGCCAAGACAAGCGAGGTATCGGGTATTCCCGTCTTCTGGAAACGCTCCGATTACAACAAGGCGCATCGCGCGGCGTCGGCCTTACGCGACCTTCTTTTCACCCTGAAAGCGAAATACATCCTTGTGTCGTTCAATTCGGAAGGGTTTACCGGAAAAGACGAGATGACCTCGATGCTCGAAAAAATCGGAAAGGTTGAGACCCTCGAAACCACCTATAACACCTTCAGGGGCTCGAGAAATCTCAGAAACAGGGATATCCATGTTAAAGAATATCTGTATCTGGTTGAAAAGAAGTGA